A genomic region of Nostoc sp. UHCC 0702 contains the following coding sequences:
- a CDS encoding apocytochrome f: MSNACTTARLTRSARAMVKTLLVAIATVTFFFTSDLALPQAAAAYPFWAQATYPETPREPTGRIVCANCHLAAKPTEVEIPQSVLPDTVFKAVVKIPYDTSVQQVGADGSKTGLNVGAVLMLPEGFKIAPEDRIPEELKEEIGDTYFQTYREDKDNVVIVGPLPGEQYQEIVFPVLSPNPATDKNIHFGKYAVHLGANRGRGQVYPTGEKSNNTAYTASATGTITKIAKEEDEDGNVKYVLSIKTDSGEEVSDSIPLGPELIVSEGQAVKSGDALTNNPNVGGFGQDDGEIVLQDPSRVQWLIAFIALVMLAQVMLVLKKKQVEKVQAAEMNF, from the coding sequence GCAATGGTTAAAACATTGCTCGTAGCGATCGCTACTGTGACATTTTTCTTCACCAGCGATCTAGCCCTTCCCCAAGCCGCTGCTGCCTATCCCTTTTGGGCACAGGCAACCTACCCCGAAACTCCCCGCGAACCAACCGGGCGGATTGTTTGCGCTAACTGTCACCTAGCAGCCAAGCCTACGGAAGTGGAAATTCCCCAATCAGTGCTACCTGACACTGTATTTAAAGCTGTAGTGAAAATTCCCTACGATACCAGCGTGCAGCAGGTTGGTGCTGATGGTTCAAAAACTGGCTTGAACGTAGGTGCTGTGCTGATGTTGCCTGAAGGCTTCAAGATTGCACCAGAAGACCGCATTCCTGAAGAACTCAAAGAAGAAATCGGCGACACTTACTTCCAAACCTACAGAGAAGACAAAGATAACGTCGTCATCGTTGGGCCTTTGCCTGGTGAACAATATCAGGAAATCGTCTTCCCAGTTCTTTCTCCCAACCCCGCAACTGATAAAAACATCCACTTCGGTAAATACGCAGTTCATCTAGGTGCGAACCGGGGACGCGGACAAGTTTATCCGACTGGTGAAAAGAGCAACAACACAGCTTACACTGCTTCTGCAACTGGCACTATTACCAAGATTGCCAAAGAAGAAGATGAAGACGGTAACGTTAAATATGTCCTGAGCATCAAAACTGACTCTGGTGAAGAAGTCTCTGATTCGATTCCTTTAGGGCCAGAATTGATTGTTTCTGAAGGACAAGCAGTAAAATCTGGCGATGCTTTGACCAACAACCCCAACGTCGGTGGATTCGGTCAAGACGATGGAGAAATTGTATTGCAAGACCCGTCTAGAGTTCAATGGTTGATTGCATTCATCGCCTTGGTAATGCTGGCTCAAGTTATGCTAGTACTGAAGAAAAAGCAAGTTGAGAAAGTCCAAGCTGCTGAGATGAATTTCTAA
- a CDS encoding type II toxin-antitoxin system YhaV family toxin, with the protein MAAFTCNGWQIFFSPLFNEQWIELRNRVRILKNDLPKEEFIKHSDAKLLKALNIGIKEKITQDPFASHFVLQKPLQKYGRLKKMGLPERYRLFFRAFREQKIIIILWLGYPRKEGDKKDCYQVFTKKIKDGKLPDSVNDLRAECELDDSGDNKED; encoded by the coding sequence ATGGCTGCATTCACTTGTAATGGATGGCAAATTTTTTTCTCCCCTTTGTTTAATGAACAATGGATAGAATTGCGTAATAGAGTTCGGATTTTAAAAAATGACTTACCAAAAGAAGAATTTATTAAACATTCAGATGCAAAGTTGTTAAAAGCTTTGAATATTGGTATTAAAGAAAAGATTACTCAAGATCCTTTTGCTTCTCACTTTGTTTTACAAAAACCTTTGCAAAAGTATGGTCGTCTCAAAAAAATGGGGCTACCTGAACGATATCGATTATTTTTTAGAGCGTTTAGAGAACAAAAAATTATTATTATTCTTTGGTTAGGTTATCCTCGAAAGGAAGGTGATAAAAAAGATTGTTATCAAGTTTTTACAAAAAAAATTAAAGATGGAAAGTTACCTGATAGTGTTAATGATCTGCGTGCAGAATGTGAATTAGATGATTCTGGTGATAATAAAGAAGATTAA
- a CDS encoding cupin domain-containing protein — translation MINKETAEHYLWDNNCHGWHFVKQPHLSIIQELMPPGTFEVRHYHQRSRQFFFILFGKATLEINGSHQVVFQHEGVEVSPNVPHQMFNEGDCDLEFLVISQPPSHDDRILSEPDS, via the coding sequence ATGATAAATAAAGAAACTGCCGAGCATTATCTATGGGATAATAATTGTCATGGCTGGCATTTTGTTAAACAACCACATTTGAGTATTATTCAAGAATTAATGCCACCAGGAACATTTGAAGTTAGGCATTATCACCAGCGATCGCGCCAATTTTTCTTTATCTTATTTGGAAAAGCAACATTAGAAATCAATGGTTCCCATCAAGTTGTTTTTCAACACGAAGGCGTAGAAGTTTCGCCTAATGTTCCTCACCAGATGTTCAATGAAGGGGACTGTGATTTAGAATTTTTGGTGATTTCTCAACCGCCTAGTCATGACGATCGCATTCTTAGCGAGCCTGACAGCTAG